In Diabrotica undecimpunctata isolate CICGRU chromosome 4, icDiaUnde3, whole genome shotgun sequence, a single genomic region encodes these proteins:
- the LOC140438928 gene encoding uncharacterized protein, whose protein sequence is MSCARVKSFTPENVSKFFDLYEPEYLKLTNPAQRIFNVDETGLTIVQHKHSKVIFMKGKKQVSSLTSAERGKLITAITCMNAAEVFVPPLLIFPRKNRKTELMLGAPTGAVAECHVSGWVQADIFTRWLQHFIKFTKPSAADPVLFVLDGHYSHTRNVALIDLANKIM, encoded by the coding sequence ATGTCATGTGCTCGAGTAAAATCTTTTACTCCTGAAAATGTATCTAAGTTCTTTGACCTGTATGAACCAGAATATCTTAAGCTTACTAACCCTGCACAACGTATATTCAATGTAGATGAAACGGGCCTTACAATTGTTCAGCATAAACATAGCAAAGTAATTTTCATGAAAGGGAAGAAGCAGGTTTCGTCCCTTACTTCAGCAGAAAGGGGCAAGCTGATTACTGCTATTACATGTATGAATGCTGCAGAAGTTTTCGTACCACCATTATTAATCTTCCCTAGAAAAAATAGGAAAACAGAGTTGATGCTAGGAGCTCCCACTGGAGCAGTCGCAGAATGCCATGTGTCAGGTTGGGTACAGGCTGATATTTTCACTAGATGGCTTCAACACTTCATAAAATTCACAAAACCTTCAGCTGCAGACCCTGTTCTTTTCGTCCTTGATGGTCACTATTCTCATACGAGAAACGTTGCTCTAATAGATTTGGCAAACAAAATCATGTGA